In Persicimonas caeni, a single window of DNA contains:
- a CDS encoding tetratricopeptide repeat protein, which translates to MSDTSGEGGQFAASETTSTDEISTAIDDAKRASAVGETSDPITEPVGAQPSDNEDLADTDVLPTSRDDDDDTDVLPAVPSSDSTTAERRVTDNLAKPQGWEPLDELERALSTGYGSQHVDDEQTLEIDSVYARARLRRAARQTGGADAADALDPFEVTGLRIAVDGDASSEAFVDESPSTGRFARPSQGGSAPDDRAEALQPPRDWSGTVSVGLDGHDGELLLRAPWAQWVEELRQETSAEGDAELRSSYIYLLANTLRLFGGLGRQAAARLEEAGTQTSQPVRSLLVDLVVKHWEEPDERFFDALERLEAWDAREELEAAGVRRASIVAERLLAGGLDGEVERRLEQQLSPPETLPGLVLRGIRAHQSGHRGRAAQIWRQVSRHLRDEPRVVLVDASAFFLRGTPGFFDYVQQRLDSGSPSRTLLVMMQREAAAVGDHLREAVALRQLVAADVALGRRLRADNAPRRDRLKDVAAARFMRLATLLNGLGRVRKTDSTLASLEPHKVVRDAVALAPRRPLYLRRLARWSRARGDLNNCAKSLGTLASAYADRRLRALASAELARTIHIGGGRAGLVDQYLDEALAADANCAPARLAKAYRLLAWRKYDDFDALAASGDDWAIDLDFPDDERALIASEQWAELAQLLETKLESAVEPDDWQRLTFRLAHLHGWYLSPNGDNRLRAEFLEQVLIANPSHIPALVEILDVRLARREYSEAAEVTERLVELAVEPADEASWLTELGVLVEHYLGTPDWAFDCFEEALRAEPDNVDAFFGLLRTDVASSESAVDGIVERLQRGVAVREGEELALELLLRVDETPEATRALSERFPDHPVWLFVRMCLAVEEGGAVDEINALESLRRMWAHPAVLPLLAVFRRRFRGSTRPSRAELYEQLDEIKSSPLAEGRLVRALYEARYLNDVELLGMLAAIGSRRTPGVVSRATDLTWMAVTLMWRGQEKKALRVCEHVLDRFPDFLPALKLAKLASRRVARWAELVRWCEREAERTEVAQVAFENRTAASEVQRKYLGDFDAACQQFRTVLDANPGHAEAFDKLKPLLLQRGEVGELLALYERRLAHTPEVERKCEMLNEMADIALHRGKNPQAAMEYFERALEHNPGQLRSLRILAELYHENDQIDAALRCYRQAAELTDNDTLNERLWVHIGRLLEEDGRGFEALDAYECALRSNPSQTDIILDIARLEAENGDLETALIHLQRLESTASKPEVLREGRARKARYLVELGRDERQVLSAFRDLLLHHPDDEASVDALCEYMGERNNASELDEFFRALAHQAFEEMQGGRPFAPHFAIAQRLGQTDRAFCLAAVAKALGYSTSEMEEFYAHQSQTRHWPSRALPGDVLDDLIPRPILSSFLALLRQSEPVIRRALDATLVRPTLDGATTLRGPEQADLELATRWPGLYGLELHEVLETAEVDGGSLVCDDGTLRLIVDRRWRSVADPTELLVHLGKQLAGWAMGIGAWQYLDTRTRFIAFAKLVSHLAPGWGGAAASQPLDGLDWPVVEGWLAGVDTGELAQHAQDLSGRLSTQAVEPQFRMVELALERAASLVLDDPCRYFPHTKYLGSEHGMLQQPWTFVFSNTATKMRRRVGVAQG; encoded by the coding sequence ATGTCTGACACGTCGGGAGAGGGCGGCCAGTTCGCCGCCTCAGAGACAACCAGTACCGACGAGATTTCCACCGCGATTGACGACGCAAAGCGCGCGTCGGCCGTCGGGGAGACGTCTGATCCGATCACCGAACCGGTCGGCGCGCAGCCGTCGGATAACGAGGACCTCGCCGACACCGACGTGCTGCCCACCTCGCGCGACGATGACGACGACACCGACGTCCTGCCTGCCGTACCCTCCAGCGATTCCACCACCGCTGAAAGACGCGTCACCGACAACCTCGCCAAGCCCCAGGGATGGGAGCCGCTCGACGAGTTGGAGCGAGCCCTCTCTACGGGCTACGGCTCCCAACACGTCGACGACGAGCAGACCCTCGAAATCGACTCGGTCTACGCACGCGCTCGTCTCCGCCGGGCGGCGCGACAGACGGGCGGGGCCGACGCGGCCGACGCGCTCGACCCGTTCGAGGTGACCGGGCTGCGAATTGCGGTCGACGGCGATGCCTCCAGCGAGGCTTTCGTCGACGAGAGTCCGTCGACTGGGCGCTTCGCCAGGCCTTCCCAGGGCGGATCGGCCCCAGACGACCGCGCCGAGGCGCTGCAGCCGCCTCGCGACTGGAGCGGCACGGTGTCGGTGGGCCTCGACGGTCACGACGGTGAGCTTCTTTTGCGCGCCCCGTGGGCTCAGTGGGTCGAGGAGCTTCGCCAGGAGACGAGCGCCGAGGGCGACGCCGAGCTGCGCTCGAGCTACATCTACCTTTTGGCCAACACGCTTCGACTCTTCGGCGGGCTGGGCCGCCAGGCCGCCGCGCGCCTCGAGGAGGCGGGGACGCAGACTTCGCAGCCCGTGCGCTCGTTGCTCGTCGACCTGGTCGTCAAGCATTGGGAAGAGCCCGACGAGCGCTTCTTCGACGCCCTCGAGCGCCTCGAGGCGTGGGATGCAAGAGAGGAGTTGGAGGCCGCCGGGGTGCGACGCGCCTCCATCGTGGCCGAGCGGCTGCTCGCCGGTGGGCTCGACGGCGAGGTCGAGCGGCGCCTGGAACAGCAGTTGTCGCCCCCCGAGACGCTCCCCGGGCTGGTGTTGCGCGGCATTCGCGCCCATCAGTCGGGCCACCGTGGGCGCGCCGCCCAGATCTGGCGGCAGGTCTCGCGCCACCTGCGCGACGAGCCGCGTGTGGTGCTCGTCGACGCCTCGGCGTTTTTCCTGCGCGGTACGCCCGGCTTTTTCGACTACGTGCAGCAGCGCCTCGACTCGGGGAGTCCCTCGCGCACCTTGCTCGTGATGATGCAGCGCGAGGCCGCCGCGGTCGGCGACCACCTGCGCGAGGCGGTCGCGCTTCGCCAGCTCGTGGCCGCCGACGTCGCGCTCGGCCGTCGGCTCAGGGCCGACAACGCCCCGCGTCGCGACCGCCTCAAAGACGTCGCCGCCGCGCGCTTCATGCGCCTGGCGACGCTGCTCAACGGTCTGGGCCGAGTGCGCAAGACCGACTCGACGCTGGCCAGCTTGGAGCCTCACAAAGTCGTGCGCGACGCCGTGGCGCTCGCGCCTCGCCGGCCGCTGTACCTGCGGCGTCTGGCACGCTGGTCGCGCGCCCGCGGCGACCTCAACAACTGCGCGAAATCCCTGGGAACACTCGCCTCCGCCTACGCCGACCGGCGCCTCAGGGCGCTGGCGAGCGCCGAGCTCGCCCGCACGATCCATATCGGCGGTGGACGCGCCGGTCTCGTCGACCAATACCTCGACGAGGCCCTCGCCGCCGACGCGAACTGTGCGCCGGCGAGGCTCGCCAAGGCGTACCGGCTGCTCGCCTGGAGAAAATACGACGACTTCGACGCGCTGGCGGCCTCGGGCGACGACTGGGCCATCGACCTCGATTTTCCCGACGACGAGCGCGCGCTCATCGCGAGCGAGCAGTGGGCCGAGCTCGCGCAACTGCTCGAGACGAAGCTCGAGTCGGCCGTCGAGCCCGACGATTGGCAGCGGTTGACCTTCCGCCTGGCGCATCTGCACGGCTGGTATCTGTCGCCGAACGGGGACAATCGCCTGCGCGCCGAGTTTCTCGAGCAGGTCCTCATCGCCAACCCGAGCCACATCCCGGCGCTGGTCGAGATCCTCGACGTGCGTCTGGCTCGCCGCGAATATTCGGAGGCCGCCGAGGTGACCGAGCGCCTCGTCGAGCTGGCGGTCGAGCCGGCCGACGAGGCCTCGTGGCTGACCGAGTTGGGTGTGCTCGTCGAGCATTATCTGGGCACGCCCGACTGGGCCTTCGACTGCTTCGAAGAGGCGCTTCGCGCCGAGCCGGACAACGTCGACGCCTTCTTCGGCCTGCTGCGAACCGACGTCGCCTCGAGCGAGAGCGCCGTCGACGGCATCGTCGAGCGCCTGCAGCGCGGCGTGGCCGTGCGCGAGGGCGAAGAGCTCGCCCTGGAGCTTCTGCTGCGCGTCGACGAGACGCCCGAGGCGACCCGGGCGCTGAGCGAGCGTTTCCCGGACCATCCGGTGTGGCTCTTCGTGCGCATGTGCCTCGCCGTCGAAGAGGGGGGCGCGGTCGACGAGATCAACGCCCTCGAGAGCCTGCGGCGCATGTGGGCCCACCCCGCTGTGCTGCCGCTGTTGGCCGTGTTCCGCCGGCGCTTTCGCGGCTCGACGCGCCCCTCGCGCGCCGAGTTGTACGAGCAGCTCGACGAGATCAAGTCGTCGCCGCTCGCCGAGGGCCGCCTGGTGCGCGCGCTGTACGAGGCGCGCTACCTCAACGACGTCGAGCTTCTGGGGATGCTCGCCGCCATCGGCTCGCGGCGCACCCCGGGTGTGGTCAGCCGCGCGACCGACCTGACGTGGATGGCGGTTACCTTGATGTGGCGGGGCCAAGAGAAGAAGGCGCTCCGCGTCTGCGAGCACGTGTTGGACCGGTTCCCCGACTTTTTGCCGGCCCTCAAGCTCGCCAAGCTCGCCAGCCGGCGGGTGGCCCGCTGGGCGGAGCTGGTGCGTTGGTGCGAGCGGGAGGCCGAGCGCACCGAGGTCGCCCAGGTGGCGTTCGAAAACCGCACCGCCGCCTCCGAGGTCCAGCGCAAGTATCTGGGCGACTTCGACGCGGCGTGTCAGCAATTCCGCACCGTCTTGGACGCCAACCCCGGTCATGCCGAGGCGTTCGACAAGCTCAAGCCGCTCTTGTTGCAGCGCGGCGAGGTCGGCGAGTTGCTCGCCCTCTACGAGCGTCGCCTCGCCCACACGCCGGAGGTCGAGCGCAAATGCGAGATGCTCAACGAGATGGCCGATATCGCGTTGCATCGCGGCAAGAATCCGCAGGCGGCCATGGAGTATTTCGAGCGCGCGCTCGAGCACAACCCGGGCCAGCTTCGCAGCCTGCGGATCTTGGCCGAGCTCTACCACGAAAACGACCAGATCGACGCGGCGCTGCGCTGCTACCGCCAGGCCGCCGAGTTGACCGACAACGACACGCTCAACGAGCGGTTGTGGGTGCATATCGGCCGGCTGCTCGAAGAAGACGGGCGCGGCTTCGAGGCGCTCGACGCCTACGAGTGCGCGCTCAGAAGCAACCCGTCGCAGACCGACATCATCTTGGACATCGCCCGGCTGGAGGCGGAGAACGGCGACCTGGAGACGGCGCTCATCCACCTGCAGCGCCTCGAGTCGACTGCGTCGAAACCCGAGGTTTTGCGCGAGGGGAGGGCGCGCAAGGCGCGCTACCTGGTCGAGCTCGGCCGCGACGAGCGCCAGGTGTTGTCGGCCTTCCGCGACCTGTTGCTGCACCATCCGGACGACGAGGCGTCGGTCGACGCGCTGTGCGAGTACATGGGCGAGCGCAACAACGCCTCGGAGCTCGACGAGTTCTTCCGGGCGCTCGCCCACCAGGCGTTCGAGGAGATGCAGGGCGGCCGGCCGTTTGCGCCGCACTTCGCCATCGCCCAGCGCTTGGGGCAGACCGACCGGGCGTTTTGCCTGGCGGCGGTCGCCAAGGCGCTCGGCTACAGCACCTCGGAGATGGAGGAGTTCTATGCGCACCAGTCGCAGACGCGACACTGGCCGAGCCGCGCGCTCCCCGGCGATGTGCTCGACGACCTGATACCGCGGCCCATCCTGTCGTCATTCCTCGCGCTCCTGCGCCAGAGTGAGCCGGTGATTCGGCGCGCGCTCGACGCCACGTTGGTCCGCCCGACGCTCGACGGCGCGACCACGCTTCGCGGCCCCGAACAAGCCGACCTGGAGCTGGCGACGCGCTGGCCCGGCCTCTACGGCCTGGAGCTGCACGAAGTGCTCGAGACCGCCGAGGTCGACGGGGGCAGCCTCGTGTGCGACGACGGCACCCTGCGCCTGATCGTCGACCGACGCTGGCGCAGCGTCGCCGACCCCACCGAGCTGCTCGTCCACCTGGGCAAGCAACTCGCCGGGTGGGCGATGGGCATCGGCGCCTGGCAGTACCTCGACACCCGCACACGCTTCATCGCCTTCGCCAAGCTCGTCAGCCACCTCGCCCCCGGCTGGGGCGGCGCGGCCGCCAGCCAGCCCCTCGACGGCCTCGACTGGCCCGTCGTCGAAGGCTGGCTCGCCGGCGTCGACACCGGCGAACTCGCCCAGCACGCCCAGGATCTCTCCGGCCGGCTGAGCACCCAGGCCGTCGAGCCCCAGTTCCGCATGGTCGAGCTCGCCCTGGAGCGCGCCGCCAGCCTGGTCCTCGACGACCCGTGTCGCTACTTTCCCCACACGAAGTACCTGGGCAGCGAGCACGGCATGCTCCAGCAGCCCTGGACCTTCGTATTCTCGAATACCGCCACCAAGATGCGACGCCGCGTTGGGGTCGCGCAGGGGTAA
- a CDS encoding HEAT repeat domain-containing protein — protein sequence MDRAEIARLIDQLDHPDAVRQREVRDRLVALGPEAVEVINANLRCVSTRVRTGLVQVLADIGDERALLPLMRYVFDERNNVTESNARGLAMQSIMRIAQPRHATKLFDFLVDMRDDPDAFVRTYVIEAFGKLGDATATPYVREALDDASEFVRERAQKTLDELEMSQTKNAQKLSGEELLREIRSATGARLTYCVKLLSEHDDAFALASQLVREDGNRSMVGLQVLQGLDDPAARRVAVRHFQLTRSDADRAASLRLLAEHLDCDAEASELNAIKRALDWDDKFIELAALAAAARSGHPELTQRAVEATRSGDYNAAATASEALSKAADKLPANLADALFGSIQMVNGHRRHNPHEDLVRTEAYLLRALSKMLQPNDARSHQAQQAALASLRRSHEQQPIVITALEVLMRLTPKDGYKLKDRWHPADAASLVPLLRHANPSVRRRALEVIRRGAPGDAPNLSREFERLMRDDPALVSEAVIPAILETSGPNAKKQLAQLAVANEPTVRRAAESALRRLRNRQPHIDVQFKRARE from the coding sequence ATGGATCGCGCCGAAATAGCTCGCCTGATCGACCAACTCGACCACCCCGACGCGGTGCGCCAACGCGAGGTGCGAGATCGCCTGGTGGCGCTGGGCCCCGAGGCAGTCGAGGTGATCAACGCCAACCTGCGCTGCGTGAGCACGCGGGTGCGCACCGGCCTGGTGCAGGTGCTCGCCGACATCGGCGACGAGCGCGCGCTCTTGCCGCTGATGCGCTACGTGTTCGACGAGCGCAACAACGTCACCGAGAGCAACGCGCGCGGGCTGGCCATGCAGTCGATCATGCGCATCGCCCAACCCCGACACGCCACCAAGCTATTCGACTTCTTGGTCGACATGCGCGATGATCCCGATGCATTTGTGCGCACTTACGTCATCGAGGCCTTCGGCAAATTGGGCGACGCGACCGCCACCCCTTATGTGCGCGAGGCCCTCGACGACGCGAGCGAATTTGTGCGCGAGCGCGCTCAAAAGACCCTCGACGAGTTGGAGATGAGCCAGACGAAGAACGCCCAGAAGCTGTCGGGCGAGGAGTTGCTCCGCGAGATCCGCAGCGCCACCGGAGCGCGGCTGACCTACTGCGTCAAGTTGCTCAGCGAGCACGACGACGCCTTCGCGCTGGCCAGCCAACTGGTGCGCGAGGATGGAAACCGCTCGATGGTCGGCCTGCAGGTGCTCCAAGGCCTCGACGACCCGGCCGCCCGGCGCGTGGCCGTGCGCCACTTCCAGCTGACCCGCTCCGACGCCGACCGCGCCGCCAGCCTGCGGCTTCTGGCCGAGCACCTCGACTGCGACGCCGAGGCATCCGAGCTCAACGCCATCAAACGCGCGCTCGACTGGGACGACAAGTTCATCGAGCTGGCCGCGCTGGCCGCCGCCGCCCGCTCGGGCCACCCCGAGCTGACCCAACGCGCCGTCGAGGCGACCCGCTCGGGCGACTATAACGCCGCGGCCACCGCCTCCGAGGCCCTCTCGAAAGCCGCCGACAAGCTGCCAGCCAACCTGGCCGACGCGCTCTTTGGAAGCATCCAGATGGTCAACGGCCACCGGCGCCACAACCCGCACGAGGATCTCGTGCGCACCGAGGCGTACCTGCTGCGCGCGCTGAGCAAGATGCTCCAGCCGAATGACGCGCGCTCGCACCAGGCCCAGCAGGCCGCCCTGGCCTCGCTTCGGCGCTCGCACGAGCAACAGCCCATCGTCATCACCGCCCTGGAGGTGCTGATGCGGCTGACGCCCAAAGATGGCTACAAGCTAAAAGATCGCTGGCACCCGGCCGACGCCGCCTCGTTGGTGCCGCTGCTTCGCCACGCCAACCCGAGCGTGCGCCGACGCGCCCTCGAGGTCATCCGCCGCGGCGCCCCGGGCGACGCGCCCAACCTGTCCCGTGAATTCGAGCGTTTGATGCGCGACGACCCCGCCCTGGTCAGCGAAGCGGTCATCCCGGCCATCCTCGAGACCTCCGGGCCCAACGCCAAGAAACAGCTAGCCCAGCTCGCCGTGGCCAATGAGCCCACGGTCCGCCGGGCTGCTGAAAGCGCGCTTCGACGCCTCAGAAATCGCCAACCCCACATCGACGTCCAGTTTAAGCGCGCGCGAGAATAA
- a CDS encoding flotillin family protein → MFGGIIGIIIVFGIAAGAGAIAVSNLLEICEPSEVLVFSGKKSGKGYEIVHSGKKLRIPLFHKVDRLDVTNMVIDLNVSNAYSKGGIPLSIKGVANVKIASHQPLINNAVERFLGMTREQISRVAKETLEGNLRGVLARLTPEQVNNDRQMFAEELSEEAEHDLSKLGLSLDTLKIQSVTDDKGYLDSIGRKQSATLIMNSRIAEAENRAEAAIRDADNQLKKATAKINAQKDIAKADAERRILDAKTRAEAMVAEEQSRIGAAVAKAQASLDVQRARLEQVKRQLAADVIQPAQARKAELEAEAKGNAAKIIEDGKANVAALQALLDTWRDAGDAARPIFMLQQFDAIMDSMMSTIQDIDIDKITVIDSNLDKLDRQGSLPMKAASGSEQVKQTLGLDLPRVLQGLAAMNTKES, encoded by the coding sequence ATGTTTGGAGGAATCATTGGCATCATCATCGTTTTCGGCATCGCTGCCGGAGCCGGTGCAATTGCCGTGTCGAACCTTCTCGAGATTTGCGAGCCGAGCGAAGTGCTCGTCTTCAGCGGAAAGAAGTCCGGCAAGGGCTACGAGATCGTTCACTCGGGAAAGAAGCTTCGCATCCCGCTATTTCACAAGGTCGACCGCCTCGACGTGACCAACATGGTCATCGACTTGAACGTGTCGAACGCTTACTCGAAGGGCGGTATCCCCTTGAGCATCAAGGGCGTGGCGAACGTCAAAATCGCCAGCCACCAGCCGCTCATCAACAACGCCGTGGAGCGTTTTCTGGGGATGACCCGCGAGCAGATCTCGCGCGTGGCCAAGGAGACGCTCGAAGGTAACCTTCGCGGCGTGCTCGCCCGGCTGACCCCCGAGCAGGTCAACAACGACCGCCAGATGTTCGCCGAAGAGCTCTCCGAAGAGGCCGAGCACGACCTGTCGAAGCTGGGACTTTCGCTCGACACGCTCAAGATCCAGAGCGTGACCGACGACAAGGGCTACCTCGACAGCATCGGTCGCAAGCAGTCGGCCACGCTGATCATGAACAGCCGCATCGCCGAGGCCGAGAACCGCGCCGAAGCCGCGATTCGCGACGCCGACAACCAGCTCAAGAAGGCGACCGCCAAGATCAACGCCCAGAAGGACATCGCCAAGGCCGACGCCGAGCGTCGTATCCTCGACGCGAAGACGCGCGCCGAGGCGATGGTCGCCGAGGAGCAGTCGCGCATCGGCGCGGCCGTGGCCAAGGCCCAGGCGAGCCTCGACGTGCAGCGCGCGCGCCTCGAGCAGGTCAAACGCCAGCTCGCCGCCGACGTCATCCAGCCCGCGCAGGCCCGCAAGGCCGAGCTCGAGGCGGAGGCGAAGGGTAACGCCGCGAAGATTATCGAGGACGGTAAAGCGAACGTGGCCGCGCTGCAGGCGCTTCTGGACACATGGCGTGACGCCGGCGACGCTGCGCGCCCGATCTTCATGCTCCAGCAGTTCGACGCCATCATGGATTCGATGATGTCGACGATTCAGGACATCGACATCGACAAGATCACGGTCATCGACTCCAACCTCGACAAGCTCGACCGCCAGGGCTCGCTGCCGATGAAGGCGGCCAGCGGCTCCGAGCAGGTCAAGCAGACGCTCGGCCTCGACCTGCCACGCGTGCTGCAGGGCCTCGCAGCGATGAATACAAAGGAGAGCTGA